The genomic segment TCTTCTGACGGATACAGGCGGTTTCCGCTATTCCAATACATCGCCGCGCGTTATGGAAATCGCTGCTCGATTACTCGGATACGGCGTGAAGCCAGGAGACGTAGCAGAGCGCTGCTTGGAGGAAATCACTTTTGCCCATGTGAAAGTTTTGCGACGTGCTCTCCAAACCTTGCAACTGTCCCATCAAAATCAGGTTGCCTCCATCACTGTTTCAGCCGCAGATTTTGCCGAAGTCGGTGCTGAGCGAGAAGATGCTGGTGGATTGGTGAATTACTGCCGCAACATTGAAAGAGTCGAGGTCGGCGTTTCTTTTGTGGAAGCGGAACTGGGAGTGGTCAAGGTGAGCATGCGCGCTCGCGATCGGGTTGACGTAGCTGTCATTGCTAAGCAGCTCGGTGGCGGTGGACACGCAAAAGCAGCGGGATGCACGATTAAAGGACCACTTTCAGAAGTACAGCAAAAAGTATGGACTGTGCTGGACGATGCAGTAGGAGTGAAATTCGATGAGTAACGTGAACGGCGTGCTGGTTATCGATAAGCCAGCTGGTATGACTTCCCATGATTGTGTAGCACGTATTCGTCGATTGTATGGAACGAAAAAAGTGGGGCATACGGGTACACTGGATCCAGATGTGACTGGTGTACTCCCCATTTGTGTGGGACACGCAACGAGGCTAGTTGAATATTTGCAAGAGTTGCCTAAGCGCTATGAAGTAGTCATGCGCCTCGGCTCAACTACCACGACGGAAGATGCTTCCGGAGAAGTGGTGGAGCAAGCCAGAGTAGATGCAGCATCGATTACAATGGAGCGTATTCAAGCGCTGTTCGAATCCTTTTTGGGTGAAATGGAGCAGGTACCTCCGATGTTCTCTGCGGTAAAGGTAAACGGCAAGCGGCTGTACGACCTGGCTCGTGAAGGCACCGTGATCGAGCGGCAGGCACGGAAAGTAACGTTGTATGAGCTGACACTTCATAAGATTAGCGTGGATGGGGACACTGTCGATGTTGCATTTACGTGCACGTGCTCCAAAGGCACATACATGCGTACCTTATGTGTTGACCTCGGACGCGCTCTGGGTTATCCTGCCCATATGAAGCTGTTGCGGCGAATAAAAAGTGGCCCGTTCCAGGAGCAAGAGGCAATTCCCCTCGAGCAAATTGAGGAACAGGCAGCAAACGGGGAGGACATTTCCCGCCACTTGGTCTCCATCCCTCAGGCAATCTCGTTCTTACCATCGTTTCAGGTCAAGCCAGAACGGATCAAAGCAGTTCGTAATGGACTTGCGACTGCGCTTCCGGGCGTCACTGCGGAGGAAGGAAGTTTGATTTGCTTGTTTGCGGGGGAAGAATTACTTGGCATCCATCGTGTATGCCGTGGAGACAAAGGACTTTTCGCCAAACCAGAAAAAGTCTTTCCAGCCGAGGTGTAATCCGTGAAAACGATCTACCTGACATACCCGTTTCCGTCTGACCTGCAAGCGAATCCTTGTGCGATTGCACTGGGGTACTTTGATGGTGTACATATTGGGCATCGCCGAGTAATCCAAAAGGCGATTGATACAGCGAAAGCAAACGGATGGCAAAGTACGGTAGTGACCTTTGATCCGCATCCTCGAGAAGTATTGGGGCAAAGCGGTTATACTCGCTATTTGACACCACTTGCAGACAAGCTCGAGCAATTCGAAAAGATGGGCGTAGACACTACATATGTGATGAAGTTCGATATTAGCTTTGCGGCTATTTATCCAGAAGATTTCATCTCGGAATGCCTTCTCCCATTGGAATGCCGCCATATTGTCGTTGGCTTCGACTACACCTTTGGTTATCGCGGGATGGGTACTGCCCATACCTTGCAAGAAATGAGCAAAGGTCGCTATGGGCTCGACATCGTGGGTCCGGTAAATCGCTTGGGTGAAAAAGTGAGCAGTACAATCATCCGTGAATATCTTCATCATGGAGATGTTGAGCAGGTTCGCCATTTGTTAGGCCGCCCCTACAAAGTGCGCGGAACAGTCGTGCATGGCGACAAACGCGGTCGAACCATTGGTTTTCCTACAGCGAACGTCCAAGTGAATCAGCCGTATTTGATCGGAAAGAATGGTGTCTACGGTGTTTGCTTTACCGTGGATGAACAAAGCTACTATGGTGTCATGAACGTAGGGATCAAGCCTACATTTGAACTGGAGAAAAAAGAAAAGTCACTAGAAGTGCACATTTTTGAGTTCTCTGGTGAAATTTATGACAAAGAAGTAGAAGTAGAGTTCCTGTTCTACATTCGGGAAGAACAGAAATTTGCTGGAGTCGATGCACTCATCGCGCAAATTGGACGAGATGTACAAACGGCGAAGCAAAAATTCGCAGAGGGAATCTCGTAAAGGATTCTCTTTGCTTTTCACAAAATGGTATGCTATAATTCAAAACGTTGTACAGATAACCGTAGCTTGGCTGTCCGATTCTCACCGACGGCAGACTCGGCGAACGGTATAAAAAATGAGGAGGTGAGTCATGATGGCATTGACTCAAGAACGTAAAACTCAACTGATTCAAGAGTTCCGTACTCATGAGAACGACACCGGTTCACCGGAAGTGCAAATCGCTATCTTGACCGAAAACATTAACAATCTGAACGGACACTTGCGTACGCACAAGAAAGATCACCACAGCCGTCGTGGTCTCTTGAAAATGGTTGGTCAACGTCGTAACCTGTTGACATACCTGCGTGAAGCAGATGTTCAACGCTATCGTTCGGTTGTAGACCGCCTGGGTCTGCGCCGCTAATCAGCGTTTTGTAAAAAGCGGGTTCTTCCCGCTTTTTCTATCGTGTAGGAGGGTTTAGCGTAGCAATACGCTAAACCCATCCGAAACGAATAAAAAGCTGGAAACAATTTGCTTGCTTGCATTAGCTTCACAAAAGAAGCTTTTTTTATTATCTAGAACGACTGCCAAAGGTACCCATTTAATTTTTATCATGGCAGGAAATAATACATACAGGTAGAAAACAAAGTGTGAAATGCACATTGTTGTAAAGGAGGACTGCTAGCATCATGGAGCAACAATACCGTACATATGACTTCGAACTGGCAGGCCGAAAACTGACCCTGGAATTTGGCAAAATGGCTAAACAGGCGCATGGTTCGGTCTTGGTTCGTTACGGCGATACAGCAATCCTGTCTGCAGTTACAGTCTCGAAGGAGCCAAAACCACTTGACTTCTTTCCGCTGACTGTCAACTATGAGGAGCGTCTCTATGCGGTTGGGAAAATTCCTGGCGGCTTTATTAAAAGAGAAGGACGTCCGAGCGAAAAGGCTATTTTGGCTAGCCGCTTGATTGACCGTCCTGTCCGCCCTCTTTTTGCAGAAGGATTCCGTAACGATGTACAAATCGTAAATACTGTTCTGTCTGTGGATCAAGACTGCTCACCTGAAATCGCTGCGATGATCGGTACTTCCGCAGCGCTATGCGTTTCGGAGATTCCTTTTGAAGGTCCGATTGCAGGAGTAATCGTAGGACGAATTGACGGCCAGTTCGTCATTAACCCTACTGTCGCTCAAGCGGAGAAAAGCGATATTCACCTGACTGTCGCAGGTACGCACAAAGCGATTAACATGGTGGAAGCAGCTGCGAACCAAGTACCGGAAGCAGTAATGCTCGAAGCGATCATGGCTGGCCATGACGTGATTAAGCAACTGGTAGAATTCCAGAACAAGATCGTGTCTGAAATCGGCAAGCAAAAGATGGAAGTCATCTTGCATGAGGTTGATCCTGAAATCGATCAAGCTGTGCGTGCATATGCGGAAGCTCGCCTGAAAGAAGCTGTTCGCATCGAAGAAAAACAAGCGCGCTACGATGCTATTGACGATATCAAGGCAGAAACCAAAGAGCATTTTGCAGCCAAGGACCCTGAGGCATATCCAGAGCAGGAAAAGATGATTAGCGAAGTACTTGGCAATATTGTCAAGGATGAGGTTCGCCGTCTGATTACTGACGAGAAAGTTCGCCCTGATGGACGAGCTCTGAACGAAATCCGTCCGCTGTCCAGTGAGACAAACATTCTTTCCCGTACACATGGCTCCGCTATGTTTACCCGTGGTCAAACACAAGCACTAAGCGTTTGCACATTGGGTGCGCTGGGAGATGTTCAAATTCTCGATGGACTTGGTCTGGAAGAATCGAAACGTTTCATGCACCACTACAACTTCCCGCCGTATAGCGTGGGTGAAGCACGTCCGTTGCGTCCTCCAGGGCGTCGTGAAATCGGACATGGTGCGTTGGGTGAGCGTGCGATCGAGCCGATCATTCCATCTGAGACAGAGTTCCCATACACGATTCGTCTCGTATCCGAAGTAATTGAGTCCAACGGTTCCACGTCGCAAGCGTCGATTTGCGCGAGCGTACTTGCTTTGATGGATGCAGGTGTTCCGATCAAAGCACCGGTAGCAGGTATTGCGATGGGCTTGATCATGAGCAAAGATGAGAAATCTTTCTCGATCCTGACTGATATTCAAGGTATGGAAGATCATTTGGGTGACATGGATTTCAAAGTAGCGGGTACTGAGGCTGGTGTAACAGCTATCCAAATGGACATCAAAATTTCCGGTATCAACCGTGAGATTTTAGAGCTGGCCCTGGAACAAGCGCGTGTAGGTCGTTTGCACATCCTGAATCATATGATGAGCACAATTTCCGAACCGCGTAAAGAACTGTCTCCTTATGCACCGAAAATCATGACCATGACGATCAATCCGGAGAAAATTCGCGATGTAATCGGTCCACAAGGTCGTATCATCAATAAGATTATCGAAGAAACCGGCGTAAAAATCGATATCGAACAAGATGGACGAGTCTTCATCGCTTCCATCAACCACGAAGCGAATCTGCGCGCGAAACAAATCATTGAAGATTTGGTTCGTGAAGTAGCTGTTGGTCAGGTGTACCTGGGAACAGTAAAACGCGTAGAGAAGTACGGTGCGTTCATCGAGTTGTTCGCAGGTAAAGAGGGCTTGTGCCACATCTCTCAACTGGCTGAAGAGCGTGTAGCCAAAACAGAAGATGTTGTCGCAGTTGGTGATAAAGTACAAGTGAAAGTGACCGAGATTGACGACCAAGGTCGTGTGAATCTCTCTCGCAAAGCAGTTTTGAAAGAGCAAGCTGCTGCGGCACAAGCTGATGAAACACCAACAAAAACAGAATAAAGAAAAACAAAAGGCTTCGTCACTCGAAGAAATTCGTGTACGGAAGCTTTTTTCTTTTGTGTGCCAGATGATGTCTAAGTCGTCCCTTCCTCTCATACATTGGACAAGAGAGACTCGTACGATCGATGAGGAGGGCGGCGCCCTAATGAAGAATAGGACCAGGAGACTTTTGTTCATAGTTGTATATGGAGCAGCGCTGATCGTTCTCTTGAATTATCAGCCTATTCATCATTACATGAGTACGATAAAAAATGTCCAAGTAGTGAATGGAAATAGTAATGATAACGAAAAAGCGCGTTTACGGGCGCAGATTGAAAAGTGGAAAGAGGGAAGAGAGGAACAGCCGATAGATGCCGTCGTCGATCAGACGTGGAAGGCGATTCCCGGCTATAATGGCCGTGTAGTGGATGTAGAAGAATCAATTAATAAAATGCTGGCTGCAGGTGTGAACAGTCCAGATTTGCTGGTATACAAGGAAGTACCTCCAACGGTTTCGCTTGAGCAATTGGGAGCCCATCCCATCTATCGAGGAAATCCGAATAAACCAGCGATTTCTTTCATGATCAATGTGGCTTGGGGAAATGAGTATCTCGATTCGATGCTCAATACACTCGATAAACACAAGGTAAAGACGACTTTCTTTCTGGATGGCTCTTGGGTAAAACGCTACCCAGATGAAGCTAAAAAGATCATGGCACGTGGCCATGAGATTGGTAATCATGCGTATTCCCACCCCGATATGAACATACTGGGAACACAGAGGATTCATCAAGAGATAAGTCGTACACAAGATGTTATTTTTAAAACGCTGGAAGTAAAGCCTTCCCTGTTTGCACCGCCATCTGGTGCTTTTAACCAGCGCGTTGTACAAATCGCGCAGTCTTCTTACCAAATGAAGACGATTCTATGGACGGCAGATACGGTAGACTGGCAGAAACCATCGCCTGCTTCTGTGATCAATAAAATAAGCAGTAAAATGGGGAATGGTGTCCTCGTACTCATGCATCCTACTTCTACTTCCGAGGCCAGTTTGGATCAACTGCTGACAATCGCGAAAAAGAAGGGGCTACAGCCGACGACAGTCTCGGAGGTCATATCGAGTCGTAGACTCCCGTCACCGTAAATACATGTTCATTTATTGTGGAGACAAAGGAAGTTTGCTATAGTTAGACGTGTTTACAAGAAATTCCCCGAGGTTTCGGGTAGAGACAGATGA from the Brevibacillus brevis genome contains:
- a CDS encoding DHH family phosphoesterase; protein product: MNPNQMAVQEAARFMQEHDRFLVLSHVSPDGDATGSALGVVLMLEQLGKEYVVVNEGETPIKFNFLPRFDRLYNLRKQPLNETFGAVIAVDCADESRMGDVRSLFASGAALLNIDHHPTNDHFGTVNVVRPDAAATAEILFDVAEAAGVSFNEELALCIYTGLLTDTGGFRYSNTSPRVMEIAARLLGYGVKPGDVAERCLEEITFAHVKVLRRALQTLQLSHQNQVASITVSAADFAEVGAEREDAGGLVNYCRNIERVEVGVSFVEAELGVVKVSMRARDRVDVAVIAKQLGGGGHAKAAGCTIKGPLSEVQQKVWTVLDDAVGVKFDE
- the truB gene encoding tRNA pseudouridine(55) synthase TruB; this encodes MSNVNGVLVIDKPAGMTSHDCVARIRRLYGTKKVGHTGTLDPDVTGVLPICVGHATRLVEYLQELPKRYEVVMRLGSTTTTEDASGEVVEQARVDAASITMERIQALFESFLGEMEQVPPMFSAVKVNGKRLYDLAREGTVIERQARKVTLYELTLHKISVDGDTVDVAFTCTCSKGTYMRTLCVDLGRALGYPAHMKLLRRIKSGPFQEQEAIPLEQIEEQAANGEDISRHLVSIPQAISFLPSFQVKPERIKAVRNGLATALPGVTAEEGSLICLFAGEELLGIHRVCRGDKGLFAKPEKVFPAEV
- a CDS encoding bifunctional riboflavin kinase/FAD synthetase codes for the protein MKTIYLTYPFPSDLQANPCAIALGYFDGVHIGHRRVIQKAIDTAKANGWQSTVVTFDPHPREVLGQSGYTRYLTPLADKLEQFEKMGVDTTYVMKFDISFAAIYPEDFISECLLPLECRHIVVGFDYTFGYRGMGTAHTLQEMSKGRYGLDIVGPVNRLGEKVSSTIIREYLHHGDVEQVRHLLGRPYKVRGTVVHGDKRGRTIGFPTANVQVNQPYLIGKNGVYGVCFTVDEQSYYGVMNVGIKPTFELEKKEKSLEVHIFEFSGEIYDKEVEVEFLFYIREEQKFAGVDALIAQIGRDVQTAKQKFAEGIS
- the rpsO gene encoding 30S ribosomal protein S15, yielding MALTQERKTQLIQEFRTHENDTGSPEVQIAILTENINNLNGHLRTHKKDHHSRRGLLKMVGQRRNLLTYLREADVQRYRSVVDRLGLRR
- the pnp gene encoding polyribonucleotide nucleotidyltransferase — its product is MEQQYRTYDFELAGRKLTLEFGKMAKQAHGSVLVRYGDTAILSAVTVSKEPKPLDFFPLTVNYEERLYAVGKIPGGFIKREGRPSEKAILASRLIDRPVRPLFAEGFRNDVQIVNTVLSVDQDCSPEIAAMIGTSAALCVSEIPFEGPIAGVIVGRIDGQFVINPTVAQAEKSDIHLTVAGTHKAINMVEAAANQVPEAVMLEAIMAGHDVIKQLVEFQNKIVSEIGKQKMEVILHEVDPEIDQAVRAYAEARLKEAVRIEEKQARYDAIDDIKAETKEHFAAKDPEAYPEQEKMISEVLGNIVKDEVRRLITDEKVRPDGRALNEIRPLSSETNILSRTHGSAMFTRGQTQALSVCTLGALGDVQILDGLGLEESKRFMHHYNFPPYSVGEARPLRPPGRREIGHGALGERAIEPIIPSETEFPYTIRLVSEVIESNGSTSQASICASVLALMDAGVPIKAPVAGIAMGLIMSKDEKSFSILTDIQGMEDHLGDMDFKVAGTEAGVTAIQMDIKISGINREILELALEQARVGRLHILNHMMSTISEPRKELSPYAPKIMTMTINPEKIRDVIGPQGRIINKIIEETGVKIDIEQDGRVFIASINHEANLRAKQIIEDLVREVAVGQVYLGTVKRVEKYGAFIELFAGKEGLCHISQLAEERVAKTEDVVAVGDKVQVKVTEIDDQGRVNLSRKAVLKEQAAAAQADETPTKTE
- a CDS encoding polysaccharide deacetylase family protein translates to MKNRTRRLLFIVVYGAALIVLLNYQPIHHYMSTIKNVQVVNGNSNDNEKARLRAQIEKWKEGREEQPIDAVVDQTWKAIPGYNGRVVDVEESINKMLAAGVNSPDLLVYKEVPPTVSLEQLGAHPIYRGNPNKPAISFMINVAWGNEYLDSMLNTLDKHKVKTTFFLDGSWVKRYPDEAKKIMARGHEIGNHAYSHPDMNILGTQRIHQEISRTQDVIFKTLEVKPSLFAPPSGAFNQRVVQIAQSSYQMKTILWTADTVDWQKPSPASVINKISSKMGNGVLVLMHPTSTSEASLDQLLTIAKKKGLQPTTVSEVISSRRLPSP